ACAACATCTCCAGCACGGGGCGCCGCAGCGACCGCGGGTCCAGCTTGCGGTCGAAGATCACGCGCGAGGCCTCGCGCGCCGCCTCGGTGGCCGCCGCGCCATGCACGCGTGTCGTCACGTCGGCGGCCAGCGCCGACTGCGCCTCGCGCTTCTCGGGGGCGCTCAGCACCAGCGCATCCAGCGCCTCCACGTGCTCGCGCTCGAGCAGGGTGAACATGCGCAGGTACCGCCCCACGTCCCGGTCGTCGCAGTTGATCCAGTACTGGTAGAACTTGTACGGCGAGGTGCGCGCCGGATCGAGCCACACGCTCGTCCCCGCCGCCGTCTTCCCGAACTTGCTCCCGTCGGCGTTGGTCACCAGCGGGAGCGTGACGCCGTGCGCCTCGCCGCTGCCCGCCTTGCGGATCAGCTCCGTGCCGGCGGTGATGTTCCCCCACTGGTCGCTCCCCCCCAGCTGCAACGTGACGCCGGCGCGCCGGTTCAGCTCGAGGAAGTCGTACGCCTGCAGCAGCATGTAGCTGAACTCGGTGTACGAGATCCCCGTCTCCAGGCGCGACTTGACCGAGTCCTTGGCCATCATCGCGTTGATGCCGAAGTGCTTGCCCGTGTCGCGAAGGAAGTCGACCAGCTTGAGCTCCATGAGCCAGTCGGCGTTGTTGACCAACCGGGCGGCGAATGCCCCGTCGAAGTCGAGGAAACGCTCGAGCTGCTGCCGGATCGACGCCGCGTTCTCGGCCACCTGGTCGAGCGTGAGCAGGTTCCGCTCGGCGCTCTTGCCGCTCGGATCGCCGATCATCCCGGTCCCGCCGCCCACCAGCGCCACGGGGAAGTGCCCGGTGCGCTGCAGGTGGACCAACCCCATCACGGGGACGAGGTTGCCGATGTGGAGGCTCGACCCGGTGGGGTCGAAGCCGCAGTAGCCCACGATGCCGGTGCCGGCGAGCGCCCGCTGGGCGCCCTCGGTGCTCTGGAAGAGGAGCCCGCGCCAGGCAAGCTCGTCGAGGAATGTGCGCGTCATGGGGGAGAAGATAATCCGGCGTCCTAACGACGCGTCGGGCCATCCCGGTTCGGCCGGGAGCACTCGCCGAGCGCCCGGCCGCTGAATTGCTCACCCCCCCGATGCGGGGTTAGCTTGCCGTGCCCACGCCGCCGGCCGATGCGAGCGCCCGGGTGTATCAGGGCTGGTGGAAGCCGCCCCGTCCCCCCGAACCTCCCGCATGGCGAAGTCGTCGTCTCGCCCTTCCCGCACGTCGTGGTTCTCCCGGTACCCCCGGGTCGTGCGCGTCCTCGCGCTCGGGACCACGTTCGGCCTGGCCGCCGGCCTCGGCGGCGCGTACGGGATGTGGTCGCTGATCTGCCGTGGGAACCGCTGTCCGTCCATCGCGGTCCTCGAGAGCTACCAGCCCAAGCAGACCTCCAAGCTCTACGCCATCGACGGACGCTTCGTCGCCGAGTTGGGGCTGGAACGCCGGACCCTGGTGCGGATCACCGAGATCCCCAAGGTGGTCCGCGATGCCTTCATCATCACCGAGGACAAGCGCTTCTACTCGCACTCCGGGATCGATTGGCTCCGCATTCCTGGGTCGGTGCTGAGCAACGTGCGCGCCGGCTACTTCAAGGAAGGCTTCTCCACGATCACGATGCAGCTCGCGCGGAACATCTTCCCCGAGCACCTGTCGCGCGAGAAGTCGGTCATCCGCAAGATCAAGGAAGCCCGCGTCGCCCGTGACATCGAGCGAGCATACTCGAAGGACAAGATCCTCGAGCTGTACCTGAACCAGATCAACCTGGGGAGCGGCGCGTACGGCGTGGAGACCGCGTCGCAGCGCTACTTCGGCAAGCGGGTCAAGGACCTCAACCTCGCCGAGGCGGCGACGCTGGCGGCGATGCCCAAGGCTCCGGGCCGCTACAACCCGCGCCGCTTTCCCGAGCGCGCCGTGCAGCGCCGCAACACGATCATCGAGCTGATGCGGCGCAGCGACGCGGTGAGCGACGGCGACGCCTCGCTCGCCAAGGCCTATCCGTTGCAGCTGGCGCGACGCGTGGAGTCGGGCGACGTCGCCCCGTACTTCGTGGAGTGGGTGCGCCAGCAGCTGGAGAAGAAGTTCGGCGCCCGCCTGTACGACGAGGGGCTCAAGGTCTACACCTCGCTCGACCTCGACATCCAGACGGCCGCCGATCGCGCCCTCGAGAACCAGCTGCGCGCCATCGAGAGCGGGAAGTACGGCAAGTGGACGCACCAGACGTACGAGCAGTACCAGGCCAAGGGCGGCACCAGCGGCGAGGGCGCCAGCGGCGAGTCGCCCTACATACAGGGTGCAGCGCTCGTCATCGACCCGCGCACCGGGTCGGTTCGCGCCATGACCGGGGGGCGCGATTTCGACGACTCCAAGTTCAACCGCATCACGCAGGCGCTGCGCCAGCCCGGCTCCACCTTCAAGCCGATCGTGTATGCCGCGGCGGTGCAGTCGGGGCGCACGCCGGCCACGCGCGTCGAGGACGTGCCGATCTCCGTGCCGCAGGTCGACGGGTCGTTGTGGACCCCGCAGAACTACGACATGAAGTTCGAGGGGTCGATGTCGATGCGCCGCGGGCTCGCCCAGTCGCGCAACCTCGTCGCCATCCGTGTGGGCATGGAGATCGGCGAGCAGACGGTGATCAACGAAGCCAAGCGCTTCGGGATCAGCACCCCGATCCCGCCGTATCCGTCGATCTTCATCGGGTCGGCCGACGTGTACCCGCTCGAGCTCATCGCCAGCTACGGGACCTTCGCCAACCTCGGCGCGCGCACCGCACCTAACGCGATCCTGCGCGTGGAGAACCAGCAGGGCGACGTCATCTGGCAGCCGAAGCCCGCCCGGACGCAGGTACTCTCGCCGGGCGAGGCGTGGTTGATGGTGAGCATGATGAAGGACGTGGTGCTCCGCGGGACTGCTGCCGGGAGTGTGTGGGGCGCGGGATTCCGCGTCCCGTCGGCCGGCAAGACGGGGACGACCAACGACGGCGCCGACGTCTGGTACGTGGGCTACACCGCCGACCTGGTGGCCGGCGTCTGGATGGGCTTCGATACGCCGAAGAAGATCATGGCCAATGCGCAGGGCGGGCGCCTGGCGGCCCCCGCCTACACGCAGCTCATGATGGAGGTCTATCGCCGCAAGCCTGCCCCCCCTGACTGGCCGCGACCGGAGTCGGTGGTCACGAAGGACGCGTGCGGACCCAACGGCAGCTACACCGAGTTCTTCCTGGCGGGGACCGAGGGCGACGACGGCTGCGGCGGGATCGAGGCCGACCCCTTCCAGATTCCCGGCGACACCGCAGGACGCCAGGCCAACCCCGCCAAGAAGGTCACCCCGGGGGCCGCCCCCATCACCAAGGCCAAGGCGGACACGGCGAATCCGTTCAAGATTCCCGACGCACCATGACTTGGGCACCGCTCGACTGCCACGCCCACACGACGTGGTCGGACGGGCAGCTGGACCTCGACACGATGCTGGACGCCGTGCGCGCGCGCGGCGTGCGACCGTCGGTCGCCGACCATGTCTCGCGCGACGTGGTCGGCGCGATCGACTCGCCGGAACGGCTCGAGGCGTATCTCGATGCGCTCGAGACGCGCGAGACGGGGCGGGCCGCGGAGTACTGCTGGCACGATGGGCTCTGGCGCGAGGTTCCGCCGGCACTCGACGATCGCTTCACGCACACGATCGGATCGCTGCACGCCGTCTGGCTCCCCAACGGTTCGTTGCAGCGGGTCTTCACTCGGCAATGGCCCGAGGGGCTCACCGCGCACGACTACGTCGAGGCGCTGGTCGACAACCTCGAACGCCTCGCCCGCGAGATGCCGGTCGACCTCGTGGCCCATCCGACGCTCCTCCCCATCCCGCTGCGCGCCCTCCCGGCGGAAGAGGTCTGGCGCGAACAGGATGAGGAGCGCATGGTGCGGGCCTTCGCCGGTTCGGGGCTCGCCTTCGAGGTGTCGTCGCGTTACCGCCCGCACGAGCGCCTGGTGCGACGCGCCGTCGATGCCGGCGTGCGCCTGTCGTTAGGCTCGGACGGCCATCACGCCGAGCAGGTGGGTGAGATCGCCTTCTCCCTCGCCATGACCCGTGCGCTCGGTGTCCCCGACACGTCGCTGTACGACCCGGCGGTGCACGGCCGCCGGGCGCGCTGACCGCGGCGTCACCGCCACGACCTCGACCCGCTCATGCGCACCTACCTCGCGCGCTGGATCGTCCCGATCGCGGCCCCACCCATCGCCAACGGCGCGGTGACGGTCCACGAGGGACGCATACTCTACGTCGGCGCACGCGACGGTGCCCCGGCCGCTGACGTCGTCGATGTGGGTGATGCCGTCCTGATCCCGGGACTGGTGAACGTGCACACGCACCTCGAACTCACCGCGATGCGCGGCTTCCTCGAGGAGCTTCCCTTTCGCCGCTGGGTCCTGCGCCTGACCAAGGCGCGCGCAGCCGTCCTCTCGCCCGAGCTCCTGCTCGCGTCGGCCAAGGCGGGGATTGCCGAAGGGTTGATGGCCGGGGTCACCACCTTCGCCGACACCTGCGAGTCGGGGGTCGTCCTGCAGGCGCTGGTCGAGATGGGGGTGCGCGGGATCATGTACCAGGAGGTCTTCGGTCCCGATCCCGCCCAGTGCGACGGCGCGATGGCCGGGCTGCGCGAGAAGCTGGCACGCCTGCGTGAGCAGGCGACGCAGCGCGTGCGCCTGGGAATCTCGCCGCATGCGCCATACTCGGTCAGCGACGCGCTCTTCTCCGCCTGCGCCCGGTTGGCGGGCGACGAGGGATGGCCGGTCGCCGTGCACCTGGCGGAGAGCGAGGCCGAGTCGCGCCTCGTGCGCGACGGCAGCGGAATGTTCGGTGACGCGCTGCGCGCGCGCGGGATCGCCGTCGCGCCGCGCGCCGACTCGCCGGTCTTCCTCCTCGATCGACTTGGCCTCCTGGCCCAGCGCCCGCTCCTGATCCATTGCGTGCGCGCCAGCACCCCCGACATCTCGCGCCTGGCGCGCCACGACTGCGCCGTGGCCCACTGCCCGGCCTCCAACGCCAAGCTCGGACACGGCATCGCCCCGTTGCTCGAACTGCGTGCAGCCGGTGTGCGCACCGGGCTCGGGACCGACTCGGTGGCCGCGAACAACCGCCTCGACCTGCTCGACGAGGCGCGCACGGCAATCCTCATGCAGCGCGCCGCGGCGCAGCGATTCGATGCGCTCACCGCCGCCGAGGTCCTGGCGATGGCGACGATCGAGGGGGCGCGTGCGTTGGGGATCGACGCCGAAGTGGGGACGCTGGAGGTGGGGAAGCGCGCCGACCTCGCCGCCTTCTCGTTAGGATCGCCGCGCGCCACGCCGGCCTATTCGCCCGAGGATGCCCTCGTCTGGGCGGTCGCAGGGCGCGAAGCGTCGTTGGTGGTCGTCGACGGTGAGGAGCGCGTGCGCGACGGGCGACTGGTCGCGCCCCCGACGGCGGCGCTCGACGCGCTGCATCAGGCGGGGGAGGCTCTCGCCCGGTGGCAGGGGACGCAAGCCGAGTAGCCGGCCCCGGGGGGGCGACACTCCCCCCACCTCCCCCCGCCGGTTATTGTTTGTCAGACCCCTCGGAGGAGATCGGCATGGCGGACGCCTCGACTGGGCGCACCGACAAGATCTGGCGCGACGGCGAACTCGTGAAGTGGGAAGACGCCACGCTTCACGTCATGTCGCACGTCGTGCACTACGGATCGTCGGTCTTCGAGGGGATCCGCTGCTACGACACGCCGAACGGTGGCGCCGTCTTCCGCCTGCGGGAGCACATTCGCCGCCTCCTCGATTCGGCGCGCATCTACCGCATGCCGCTCCGCTACACGCTCGACGAACTCGTGCAGGCCACGCTCGACACGGTGGCGGCCAACGACTTGCGAGAGTGCTACCTGCGCCCGCTCGTCCTGCGCACGGGGCAGCAGATGGGGTTCTATCCCGTGGGCGTCCCGGTCGAGTGTTTCATCATCGCCTACAAGTGGCCGACCTACCTCGGCGCAGAGGCGCTGGAGAAGGGGGTCGACGTCTGCGTGTCGTCGTGGCGGCGCGCCGCTCCCGACACCTTCCCGACGATGGCCAAGGCCGGCGGGAACTACCTCAATTCGCAACTCTCCAAGCTCGAAGCCAAGCAGAACCACTACGCCGAAGGGATCATGCTCGACTCCTTCGGTTTCGTCGCCGAAGGGAGCGGGGAGAACCTCTTCCTGGTGCGCGACGGCGTCTTCTACACCGCGGGCATCAGCAGCGGGATCCTGAACGGAATCACCCGCGACACGGTCATGACGATCGCCCGCGACCTCGGCTACGAGGTACGCGAGCAGCAGATCCCGCGCGAGATGCTCTACATCGCGGACGAACTGTTCTTCACCGGCACCGCCGCCGAGCTGACCCCCATCCGGTCGGTCGACCAGGTGGAAATCGGTAGCGGCAAGCCGGGCGAGATCACCCGGAAGATCCAGTCCGAGTTCCTCGGCATCGCCAAGGGGCGCCTCGCCGATCGCTTCGACTGGCTGACGCCCGTCCCGTCCGCGGCGTTGAGTCGGTAACGATGTCGTCACCAGCGCGTTCGATGCTTTGTTCCGAACTGTTAGGTTTTCCGAGTAGCAGCAGGCCCTGTCGTGTCGCGCGGCAGGAGCTGCGGCGGGTCGTCCCGCACGTCGTCGTCATGTAGTGTCTTCGCGACTCCCGCCCCGGCTTTGGGCGGGAGTTTGTACTTCCAACGGTCCATGGCACCGCGCGCCGCCCGCGACGACGGCGCGCGAGGCGGGGACCGCCACCGTGAGGAGGGCCGCGTGATTGTCGGTTGTCTCGCACTCAACGCCTCGTTCGAGCCGCTCACCATGGTACCGCTGAAGCGAGCGCTCCGTCTCGTGATCGACGGCAAGGCCGAGATCGTGGAGGCAGACGACGGGCGGCTCGTGCGGTCCGAGCGGCTGTCGGTCCCGCGTCCGGCGGTCATCCGCCTGACGAAGTTCATCCACGTCCCGCGCAAGTTCCGCCGGCAGGTGACCAACACCTTCCTGTTCGCCCGCGACCAGTACAAGTGCCAGTACTGCGGGCGCACCGGCGCGGACCTCAAGCCGCGCGAGGCGCTCACGCGCGACCACCTGATCCCGCTGTCGCGCGGGGGGTCCAACGAGTGGACGAACGTCGTGACGGCGTGCTCGTCGTGCAACACGCGCAAGTCCAACCGCCTTCCCAGCGAGATCGGGATGTATCCGCTGCATGCCCCGGTGGAGCCGCACTTCGTCCACCTCAGCTGGGCCGTGCGTCGCCTCACGCCCATCCAGGCGCGCTATATCCGCTTCTTCTACGGTGAGGCCACGCTGCACCAACTCGAGGAGTTGGAGGCGCGCACGGCGCACAGGGCGCACGCGGCGGGGCATCAGCCGGCACACGGGCACGGGCCGGTGCACGGAACGGCACACGGCTAGCGCCGGTCCTTCGACACGGCGTTGCGGATTGGTCCGGAGGCGCGCCGTCATGGCGCGCCTTTGTTCTTCAGCGCTTCAACGTGGAGCGCCGTCGCTCGTTAGGGCTTGAACGTCTTGCTGCGCGCCTCGAGGCGACGCATCTCGCCGCCCAGCATGCGGGCCAGGAGTGTGCGCATCCCGCGCCCCACGGCCGTTCCCGGGTTGCGCTGGCCACGAACCGCCGGCTTCAGCTCCCCGCGCAGCCAGCGCTCGACCTCGTCCAGGTCGGAGACCGAGAGCATCTCGAGTTCCAGCGTCACGTTGTAGTACTGCGACTTGCGATCGCGCAGCGGGACGATCGGGGCGCGCGCGGGCCGCTCGACCTCGGTGACCATGTCGGCAAACTTTCCGAAACGCCCGAGCGACACCGCGGAGTCACCGTGCACGCGCACCACCTCGTACTGCTCGCGCATCGCATCGTAGCGCACCAGGACGTCCCACTCGGCGGCGCGCTGCATCGCGTTGAAGAAGCCGCCGGTCGTCCACAGCTCCGCGCGATAGTGCAGGCGGGCAGGGAAGCCGTTCCCCAGGAGGTCGCGGACGTAGCGCTCGCCCAGCACGTCGCGGACGCGCACCGTCGGTCCTTCCTCTCCCAACGCGGTCGTCGGGAGCGTCACGTCGAGTTGCGGGCGCCGCTGCGCCGCGACGGGAGCTCCCGCCGCGGCCAGCGCCAGAAGCGCCACCACCACACCACGCCGTGTCACCTGCCGCTCACCGGCTAGAAGCGCGGCGTGAGCCGCACGAAGACGTTGAACGGAGCACCGCGATCCGAGAGCGACTTGGCCACGTAGATCCCCACGTCATCGAGCACCACCCCCAACCCCACGTCGGTCTTGAAGGTCGACAGCCGAGGGAACTCGCCCCTGCGGTAGTTCAACCCGTCGCCGGGCTCTCCCACCAGCCAGCCGCGTCCTGCGTCGGCAAAGAGCACCCACTGCGTCCCGCGCCCCCAACCGGCCCGGCGCCGGTCCCGCTCCTCGTCCAGCACGCCGAACGGGTCCAGGTGCATGTCCCCACGAAACTCCACCTGCGCCATGGCGAATCGCTCGCAGAGCGCGGGGGAGCCTAACGGGAGCGATGCGTCCTGCAGCGCCGGTCCCGCGCACTGGAACACGTCGGTACGGCCCGTCGAGGTCCGGAACTCGTAGCCCGGCAGTGTCCCGGGCCCACCCACCGAGAAGCGGCGCTGCAGCGGGAGGTCGTCCCCCGAGAGCCACCCGCCAGCCACCAGGCGCATGTTCAGCGACGCGTCGGGGCTGATGCGGTTGTAGCGTCGCACGTCCACGAAGAGCCGGTCGTACGACGTGAGGCCGTCGACGGTCTCGGTGCGCGTCCCTGGATAGGCGATGCCGTAGCGCGAGAGGCGCCCGGTTCCGTACTCGTAGTCGGCGAGGATGTACCACCCCGACCACGGGTTCCCCACGTCGTTGCGGGTGTCGTAACGCAAGCGCCCGTTCACGAGGTGCATGTCCCCCTCGTCGAGGTACGGATTCTCGCGCCACGTCTCGCCGTTGCGGAACAGCGTCCACGGATCGCGCGTGCGGCGGTCGGCCCAGCGCTGGTCCGAATAGCTCACCGTGGCATCGAAGGCGTTGGACCGAAACAGGGAGGCGTAGACGCTCCCGCCATGCCGGTTGTAGTAGTCGCGGAAATCGCGATGCAGGAAGAACGAGGCGAGTCCCACTTCCTCGTCCGACAGGTGCCACGGTTCCACCGGCTCCACGAGATCGAACAGTCGCCCGCCGAGCCGTACGCCTTGCGTCTGCCCCACCTGCACCTCGGTTTTGGCGGCATGCCCGATGTTCTCCGGCTTCCACTCGAAGTTGTCGGCGCTTCGCCACACGCCCAGCGCGTCGAAGGCGAGCCGCCCCCAGTCGTAGTCACGCCCGAAGGCGGGACCGAGGAAGACGGGGAGTCCCTCGACCCGATTGTAGGTCCGCGCCGAGATGAGGCGCAGGTCGCCCCATCCGCCGTTGCGCCACCGCTCGCGGCGTCGCCACCAGCGTGAGGTCGCGTCCTCGTCCTCAGGGGGGCGCGACAGGCGATCGCCGTCGCGCGCGTAGTCGAGCCTCGCGCGGTACACGCGGATCTGCCCGCCGACGTTCGCCACGTCGCTCCCGGTCACGCGCCCCCCGACAACGAGAATCTCGCCGTCGACGCGCGCACCGCTCGTCAGGCGCACGTCGGCGTTGACGGCGACGATGCGCCCGCGCACGTGCCCGAGGACGATCAACTCGCCCCCCAGCACGCTGAGGTCGCTCGTGACCTCACGCGCCGCCTCGACGGTGTACGGGCCGTCCACCCGGAGCGTCCCAGGCGCGTTCCAGACGCGCAGCACCTCCTCGGCCACCTCGCGCGGCAGCACTCGCTCGTCGAGTACCTGCTGCGCAGGCGTTGGCGTCGCGGCCCACGTCGTCACGGCCAGCAGGGCGATGCCCTTCAGCCACCATCGATTTCGCATATCGGCTCCAGTCGTTGCGAACGGCAGATGCGCTAGGCACAACGCATACCGTCCTGAACGATCTCCTCGCGAATGCTGTGAGACAACGACTTCCACGTCTGTCGTCGGTTTGCCCATGTCGGGCACGTCGGCGCGTTGTCCGCGAATGGGGTCAGGCCGGGTGTGTCAGATTGCCTTCCACCCCCACCTCCAGGCGCTTCATGCGGCGGTACAGGTTCGGGCGATCCGTCTGCAGCCGGCGGGCCGCTTCGGCGATGTTCCCCCCCGAGGCGGCAAGCGCACGCGTGATCAGGAGGCGCTCGTAGTCGTCGAGCAGTGCGCTCAACGGCGCCTCCAGCCCGGCCGGGTCGGGGAGCGACTCCAGGTGTGCCGACGCGACCGGGACGTCCTCCACCGCGATGACGCGTCGCACGTCGTCGGCGTGCACCTCGCGGCCGGCGTGCAGGATGATCAGCCGCTCCACGATATTCCCCAGTTCGCGCACGTTCCCCGGCCAGCGATAACGCGTCAGGAGCTGCAACGCCTCGTCGCTCCATGCCGGCGGGCGGTGCCCGGTGCGCAGGCGCGTGAGCGACGCGAAGTGCCGCACCAACTGCGGGATGTCGTCGGGTCGTTCGCGCAGCGGAGGGAGCGAGACCGGGATGACGTTGAGCCGGAAGAACAGATCCTCGCGGAAGGCCCCGTCGCGCACCGCCCGCTGCAAGTCCTTGTTGGTCGCGGCCACCATGCGCACGTCGATCGGGATCGGCTTGCCACCGCCCACGCGCTCGATCTCGCGGGCTTCGATGGCGCGCAGCAGCTTGGCCTGCGCTTCGCTGCCGAGATCCCCCACCTCGTCAAGAAAGAGCGTGCCGCGATGCGCGAGTTCGAAGCGCCCGATGCGACGTTCGGTGGCGCCGGTGAAGGCGCCGCGCTCATGGCCGAACATCTCGCTCTCGACCAGGTCGCGCGGGATGGCGGCGCAATTGACCCGCACGAACGGCCGGTCACGGCGTGCGCTCCCGGTGTGAATCGCCGCGGCGGCCAGCTCCTTCCCCGTTCCGGACTCGCCCGAGATCAGGACCCGGGCGTCGGTGGGGGCAATGCGTGCCAGCAGCGCCCGCAGCCCCTGCATCACGGCACTCTCGCCGATCATCTCGCCCGCCAGCCCCATCTCGGCGCGCAGCACCTGCGCTTCGCGCTTCGCCAGCCGCAACTCGAGCGCGGAGCTGAGCGAGAGCAGCACCCCTTCGGGGGTCAGCGGCTTCTCGAGGAAGTTGAAGGCGCCAAGCTTGGTCGCACGCACCGCGTCGGCGAGCCCGGCCTTGCCACTCATCATGACGACCGGCAGGTCGGGGTGCTTTTCGCGCAGAGCGGCGAGCACCCCCAGCCCGTCCATCGCGCCCGGCATCATCAGGTCGACGAGGGCGACGTCGGGCTCCCCCTCCGTCGCGAGCGCCACGCCTTCCAGGCCGCTGGCGGCTTCGCGCACGTCGTACCCCTCCGAGGCGAGCAGCGCCCCGACCATCCGGCGGATGTTCGGTTCGTCGTCGATGATGAGGATCGTGGGCATCGGCTAGACCGGAGACGGGAG
The window above is part of the Gemmatimonadota bacterium genome. Proteins encoded here:
- a CDS encoding PBP1A family penicillin-binding protein produces the protein MRVLALGTTFGLAAGLGGAYGMWSLICRGNRCPSIAVLESYQPKQTSKLYAIDGRFVAELGLERRTLVRITEIPKVVRDAFIITEDKRFYSHSGIDWLRIPGSVLSNVRAGYFKEGFSTITMQLARNIFPEHLSREKSVIRKIKEARVARDIERAYSKDKILELYLNQINLGSGAYGVETASQRYFGKRVKDLNLAEAATLAAMPKAPGRYNPRRFPERAVQRRNTIIELMRRSDAVSDGDASLAKAYPLQLARRVESGDVAPYFVEWVRQQLEKKFGARLYDEGLKVYTSLDLDIQTAADRALENQLRAIESGKYGKWTHQTYEQYQAKGGTSGEGASGESPYIQGAALVIDPRTGSVRAMTGGRDFDDSKFNRITQALRQPGSTFKPIVYAAAVQSGRTPATRVEDVPISVPQVDGSLWTPQNYDMKFEGSMSMRRGLAQSRNLVAIRVGMEIGEQTVINEAKRFGISTPIPPYPSIFIGSADVYPLELIASYGTFANLGARTAPNAILRVENQQGDVIWQPKPARTQVLSPGEAWLMVSMMKDVVLRGTAAGSVWGAGFRVPSAGKTGTTNDGADVWYVGYTADLVAGVWMGFDTPKKIMANAQGGRLAAPAYTQLMMEVYRRKPAPPDWPRPESVVTKDACGPNGSYTEFFLAGTEGDDGCGGIEADPFQIPGDTAGRQANPAKKVTPGAAPITKAKADTANPFKIPDAP
- a CDS encoding tyrosine--tRNA ligase — encoded protein: MTRTFLDELAWRGLLFQSTEGAQRALAGTGIVGYCGFDPTGSSLHIGNLVPVMGLVHLQRTGHFPVALVGGGTGMIGDPSGKSAERNLLTLDQVAENAASIRQQLERFLDFDGAFAARLVNNADWLMELKLVDFLRDTGKHFGINAMMAKDSVKSRLETGISYTEFSYMLLQAYDFLELNRRAGVTLQLGGSDQWGNITAGTELIRKAGSGEAHGVTLPLVTNADGSKFGKTAAGTSVWLDPARTSPYKFYQYWINCDDRDVGRYLRMFTLLEREHVEALDALVLSAPEKREAQSALAADVTTRVHGAAATEAAREASRVIFDRKLDPRSLRRPVLEMLWDELPHVVVQGSDGAAISVVDVLVESGLVKSKGDARRQLQQGAVAVNGNKLSADEATVAQSDALEGGYFLVRKGGRDVALARLGPA
- a CDS encoding branched-chain amino acid transaminase; amino-acid sequence: MADASTGRTDKIWRDGELVKWEDATLHVMSHVVHYGSSVFEGIRCYDTPNGGAVFRLREHIRRLLDSARIYRMPLRYTLDELVQATLDTVAANDLRECYLRPLVLRTGQQMGFYPVGVPVECFIIAYKWPTYLGAEALEKGVDVCVSSWRRAAPDTFPTMAKAGGNYLNSQLSKLEAKQNHYAEGIMLDSFGFVAEGSGENLFLVRDGVFYTAGISSGILNGITRDTVMTIARDLGYEVREQQIPREMLYIADELFFTGTAAELTPIRSVDQVEIGSGKPGEITRKIQSEFLGIAKGRLADRFDWLTPVPSAALSR
- a CDS encoding HNH endonuclease, with protein sequence MIVGCLALNASFEPLTMVPLKRALRLVIDGKAEIVEADDGRLVRSERLSVPRPAVIRLTKFIHVPRKFRRQVTNTFLFARDQYKCQYCGRTGADLKPREALTRDHLIPLSRGGSNEWTNVVTACSSCNTRKSNRLPSEIGMYPLHAPVEPHFVHLSWAVRRLTPIQARYIRFFYGEATLHQLEELEARTAHRAHAAGHQPAHGHGPVHGTAHG
- a CDS encoding BamA/TamA family outer membrane protein → MRNRWWLKGIALLAVTTWAATPTPAQQVLDERVLPREVAEEVLRVWNAPGTLRVDGPYTVEAAREVTSDLSVLGGELIVLGHVRGRIVAVNADVRLTSGARVDGEILVVGGRVTGSDVANVGGQIRVYRARLDYARDGDRLSRPPEDEDATSRWWRRRERWRNGGWGDLRLISARTYNRVEGLPVFLGPAFGRDYDWGRLAFDALGVWRSADNFEWKPENIGHAAKTEVQVGQTQGVRLGGRLFDLVEPVEPWHLSDEEVGLASFFLHRDFRDYYNRHGGSVYASLFRSNAFDATVSYSDQRWADRRTRDPWTLFRNGETWRENPYLDEGDMHLVNGRLRYDTRNDVGNPWSGWYILADYEYGTGRLSRYGIAYPGTRTETVDGLTSYDRLFVDVRRYNRISPDASLNMRLVAGGWLSGDDLPLQRRFSVGGPGTLPGYEFRTSTGRTDVFQCAGPALQDASLPLGSPALCERFAMAQVEFRGDMHLDPFGVLDEERDRRRAGWGRGTQWVLFADAGRGWLVGEPGDGLNYRRGEFPRLSTFKTDVGLGVVLDDVGIYVAKSLSDRGAPFNVFVRLTPRF
- a CDS encoding sigma-54-dependent Fis family transcriptional regulator — its product is MPTILIIDDEPNIRRMVGALLASEGYDVREAASGLEGVALATEGEPDVALVDLMMPGAMDGLGVLAALREKHPDLPVVMMSGKAGLADAVRATKLGAFNFLEKPLTPEGVLLSLSSALELRLAKREAQVLRAEMGLAGEMIGESAVMQGLRALLARIAPTDARVLISGESGTGKELAAAAIHTGSARRDRPFVRVNCAAIPRDLVESEMFGHERGAFTGATERRIGRFELAHRGTLFLDEVGDLGSEAQAKLLRAIEAREIERVGGGKPIPIDVRMVAATNKDLQRAVRDGAFREDLFFRLNVIPVSLPPLRERPDDIPQLVRHFASLTRLRTGHRPPAWSDEALQLLTRYRWPGNVRELGNIVERLIILHAGREVHADDVRRVIAVEDVPVASAHLESLPDPAGLEAPLSALLDDYERLLITRALAASGGNIAEAARRLQTDRPNLYRRMKRLEVGVEGNLTHPA
- a CDS encoding amidohydrolase family protein → MRTYLARWIVPIAAPPIANGAVTVHEGRILYVGARDGAPAADVVDVGDAVLIPGLVNVHTHLELTAMRGFLEELPFRRWVLRLTKARAAVLSPELLLASAKAGIAEGLMAGVTTFADTCESGVVLQALVEMGVRGIMYQEVFGPDPAQCDGAMAGLREKLARLREQATQRVRLGISPHAPYSVSDALFSACARLAGDEGWPVAVHLAESEAESRLVRDGSGMFGDALRARGIAVAPRADSPVFLLDRLGLLAQRPLLIHCVRASTPDISRLARHDCAVAHCPASNAKLGHGIAPLLELRAAGVRTGLGTDSVAANNRLDLLDEARTAILMQRAAAQRFDALTAAEVLAMATIEGARALGIDAEVGTLEVGKRADLAAFSLGSPRATPAYSPEDALVWAVAGREASLVVVDGEERVRDGRLVAPPTAALDALHQAGEALARWQGTQAE